tttcatcaatatttcaatgttttggaagctttatgttatttggaacgtggttgtatggagagaaataacgTTTTGAAGAtcactcccaataaaagtgaacatataaacagtaaatatggccaaaacatggacattcgcctggtttatttttgaaagattgtgtaataactgttgtatatcagtttctgttcatcaaatttacagttacagttgtattctaggtgttttagaagatattcaggtgcataaTAGTCTACCTTAGGATGGTTTTAATGGTGTATTGCATCAatataaagctttttttaccaggcggaggatgaaaatattatatattatattataatatccatgtagtctgtgatggtaaaataaatatgttaatctacaatggatttatattccttagcttctgacctttcaaaggagaccagaattatgcatcttggcctaatggttgaggagatattactgatttattttggatatgtgATTTTAGGCATTTTCCCTAGAAATAGGTTCCAGGTAGGAGGTGGTTTTAAGTAAAGGCATTAACTTTTTGATATGGTGTGGTTTTTGTCGTCACTTATGAACAGAGTTGTAGAATGTTGAAGTCAAATGTAAATACACTGGGTATCAATCATTCTACTCAGTCAGAGTGCTTGTGTACAGTGCAATACGTGAATATAAGGAAGTTGCTCGCCTGTGCATGTATTGATCTAATTCAACCACTAGGTGGAGGCAAATTCCCATTCACGTGTAGTTGgcttacacacatacagtacaaacacacTAACATCTGTGAACTAGCAGTCCAGCAGCTGCTTTAATGGACCTGAATCTGATATTGATATTAACTCTAAATGAaatgataatttatttattttatttcattaaagcAACTGGTGCTTTAAAAGaagaattgaactgaattgaactgaatttggGCTTGTAgaaagctgtaaacacaacagtaGCTGGGTCTGAATCCACTCCCTTGTTCACTCATTCATttctcaacacacacagatacttgATAGTGAGCAGTAAATTAAGTTTTTAGACACTGAATCATTGTCATTTTACATCATAATTCACCGGGGACTTGCTTTGTTGTTAGTAAACAGTTATCCGGAGCAACATTAGCTTTCAgctgttgtcatgtttctatGGCCTGTGAAATGTAAGTCTAATTTTAGTTTCGACTGCTGTGTCTTCTTGGTAATCACCATACTGTATTTCCTGTCATTAAACTGGCCATGTTCACTGAAAGGCACTGCTGAGCCCATTTGCAAAGCCTGGTTCTCGTGCCCATTCTGGGATAATAGGACTGCTAAGTTAGCTGCATGGCTAAATGAGCTGCAGTTAGCAGCACTTATGGTATGTGAAAACATTACATTGCCTCATTTTAGactttatccaaagcgacttacaattgttatatatgtcagataatttgcacacctctggagcaactaggtgtTAAgtgtggggaattgaaccccggtctctcacaccaaagtcatGTGTCTTAACCActacaccatcaccatcctATAATAATGTTCTGCCCCCTATTTTTTTTGGATTATGAATTCGGCTGGTGGAGAGTCTCGGTTCTTacacataaagaaaataaagtaacCCTCTGGTTTGCATCATAAAGTGCGCGCCTAAAGTAACTCtggtattttctttctttttagcCAAGTGAAAAGGGTAAATTAAGCTAATTAATAAGCTAACCTGACCCAGCATATGTTTTTGTGATGATTCATGCAAACCTGACACCTACACTTTGCAACTAATTAATTCAAGGAGCTAACCTCTTATTTACCATGCACAACATCtgggaaatattgtatttagGTAACGGCCATCCAGGGCAGAGGGTGGCAGTGGTAAAGGTTTGCTGCAACAATGCGGAGATGGCCTGAGAGTATTCATTTTTCTCCACTAACTATTTACTTTGCAGTCCACCGCCTGTGACATCAGAACCTAGACTATAAAATTGAATGGAGGTAGGCAGCTTCAGGAAAACATGTACACTGTTCTCCAGAGGAGGCTGGACAAAAGGAGCACAGAAGACAGAGGTGAAGAAGATGGACAGAAGAGACACCCAGCTGCTTTGGTTTTTGCTGTTGTGTATCATCACTCAGGTGAGGCCTGCCTAAATGAGATACATATTTATAGTCTCTCTGTAAAATGCAGGTCATATTATTAGCCACAAACCTTTTGTCATTTGCATTAGTAATCTAATCACAGAATATCAGTTCTCTGCATAGTGATGCTTTAGACTGTGCTGTGGGTGATATGTGAAAGCCTTCTTTCTATACTTACCAAAGTGGTGGTTGGGCTGAGGATGTCCCtgcatgttgtttttcataatacCACACTTTATTGGAGGAAGCAATAAAAAGCAAAGGATTTCCGTTAATCATCATATCAGGGGAAATCacagcaataaaatgtggaCTAAACTTAAAACCTGTCCATAGAATGATAAAaaatgataatttttttttttttttaattttttaagtttttatttatttatttaaacaagaaAAGATTAAGAGCAATCGGGCCTGACTCAGTATAGAACTGATTTTCAGCAGGTTCCTGTTCTGCAGAACATGAATacctcaaacacaacaaaactccaAGACcatacaataacaaacacacagcaacaagcaCACAAACTACGATAGTAAAACAAGCTTCAGCAGGAGGCCATAAAGCTATCTCAGTATGTTACTGAGCATTATAATGTGTAAAagttacattaaaaaataagtGTAGCTATGTATGTGCCCAGCTGAGATGTCAATGTTGAAACTGGACAGTCTATAAGAGTAGATTTGTTCAATGTGACATAGAAAGtgagtttcattttgtgttctattgttttgtctttttactgGGAACCACTAAATATATtgttaagataaaaacaaaaaacagattgtTTAAAGCATGGATAACGCACAAAGGTTCAGTGGGCTGTCGAAATACGAAACCTTTAAGTTAGCCAATTGGTAGAAAGCTTTAGACTTTTTTTCTGCTAGTTGGCATCCAAGTTATTTTAAATTTGGCACATATACATGCTGCATTTGAAATTGTAATACATATTGTGTTataatatgtaaatgctccgtatttgtattgcgcctttctagtctttttgtcTTGTAGTCCCATGAAGGATAAGCATGACATGAAAATCAAAAATAACTCTTGAATGTAAATCAGCTAATAGTCATAGGACTTCACGCTCAGATAAAAAAATCAGTCAGTGTGTTTCCTAAGCACTGTTGTCGTCTGCGGATGAATCCATTAGGGCAGAAGAATCTGTTTGAATCTAGTGTTTATCAAAGACCAAAGCATGTTTGTGCATACTATTCTAATGTCtgaatagtttttgagatgtgcTTAATCTTTTCACTATAATGGCTGGTCAGTAAACGCTCCCTCCCCATAAAAAGAAGTGATCAGTCTGTCAGTGGTTTCATACTTTATAtagaagatatatatatatctagaTCTGAACCATTCTGGGTGTTAGTTGACTTTGGCCTGCAGCCAATTCAACAAAATTCCTTTACCTTTGAAAGTGAGAACTGGCTGCAGTCACACTTGAAGTATTCTACAAACGAGTTTTGTTTCATTCCAAAGCACTAATGCAAATAAGTGAATATGAGTGAACACTTTGATAGCATTGCAGCCTTAAATTTGGTCATGATTTAGTTGGTGTATTTGTTATATtctacaaaaatattttaattaaaattgcCTGACTCTTTAGAAACTATGCTGCTGTCACATGTCTGAACCTGTGTGTAGAGCTGCATAAATATACAGCTGACTCAAACCGAGTTCTGCAGTAATTCATCTAAGCTAGACCTGAAAAGTGCATTTCTATATTCAGTTATATTCAGTCTATATAGTTATACTTATACTTACAACATGTGGTTACCATGTGTCGACTGTCTGCGATGTGAACAGACAGTTGTGCACAGACTACAGGGCATCttcctgtttgttctgtttagtTGTGGTGAAAGATAAAATCTGCTCACGTCATACAAACAGCAGACTGCTAGTTTACAGTACAAGTACAGGTACTTCTGCTGAAATCTGACTTCAGTGAACAGTAGAAACACTGACCTCTTCCATCcagtgtaagaaaaaaaaaaaagccctggGACATGCAATATAGTAGAGATTTATAAAACTGTATGTAATATATTAATACAtctttttttgcagcaattgAAGGGTCAGTACTTTTCCACATAACCTGAGTTAGTATCTAGCCCCACAAATAGTTTCTGTGTTGTATGCTGAGATTTTAAGATACAGACATATGAAACTTCAGTTTTAGCCCCGTACAGTGCAAGGGAATGAAAACTTGTGTGCCCTAAACCTTATTTAAATACCAGTGGAGCCAGATATTAGCGCCAACAAGCAAGTATAAACAGTAGGTGTTATTTTGTTCCTCTCACTGTAGGTGTGGTGCCAGCTGTGTATTGGGCCATGTCAGTGCCCGCCCACCGTGCTGCGCTGCCCTGCTGGTGTTCGTCAGATGTTAGACAGCTGTGGGTGCTGCCAGGTGTGTGCTAGGCAGGAGGGCGAGGCCTGCACCGACCGGCTTCCCTGTGACACCCACCAAGGGCTACAGTGTGACTACAGCGCCAGCCCCCCTGGAGGGCCGGGACAGTGTGTCGGTGCGATCAGAATACACTCAAGCAAAAACACACTAGTTTGGATCTGTAGTCCTACTTTTAATACTACTGATACAACTTTAGCACCCTTTTCTCACCTGTTTCACCTCTCAGAAGGCCATTTAACATGGACAGAAGCATCTTTGGACTCAAACACTCTTCTGTCTATCTGATCAAAAGTGTATTCCAATTGTtgcataatataaaaaatatatttatagaaTATGACACTTTATATTTAAGTGTCACATTCCTTGCTGGATTTTTATAACACAGAACCAAAACTGAAAATCTTAATTTTCAGAATCAACATGTAATCAAAAGTGATATATCCGTGCTTGATTTGTAGgatgcaaaatattttaatatgtattatgTATGAAAAGTCAGaataatagaaaacatattttaaatatattatttttaatatatgtaCTGTGGGGCGACACagtgatgcagtggttagcatggttgcccaggcctttctgtgaggagtttgcatgttcttcccgTGTCTGGATGGATATGTACTATGTGTTTataaacatatatttatatatattttttaaattattattattattattatttatatatatatatatattaccaAGTGTACAAAATACACAGTATTTAAAATCtagtttaaaattatttaaagaaatacCTTATTGTACCAGAGGCAGTGCAATTCAGCAGAGCAACCTTGTGGGTGTTTTTACATTCACATAAATCAATCATGATGATTCATTATTTAAAGTTGGAGTGCAggattattacaaataaattagtGTCTGTTACAATCAAGCCCTCGCCAAACGAGTTCAcgcaatgctgattaagcctatcACCGCCAGATCACTCTCTCTATATTCACAGTATACCcgagtttttaaatctggtgtctgtggtaGTGATGCGTTTTACATCAACCAGCAATTATTGGTTTGCTAGGAGCAACCCAGAGCCACATAGTGAGCTCCACGATCTACCACAATCTATCTTTGCCTATTTGGGAacgggttgtaacctcacataaaactGAACCACATAAAACTGAACCACAGTCCCTTGGAACAGCCACTGACACGCCctctctagtagaggcagagctggaggctgattGGGGTTtctcgtcaatttccctggaggaagtcactgacgtagtcaaacaactccacagtggcatagccccagggattgatgagatccgcccagaaatgctaaaagctttgggtgtggaggggctgtcttggatgacacttCTCTTTAACATTGCCTGGAAGTCGGGTACGGTGCacaaggagtggcagactggggtggtggttcccctgttcaaaaagggggaccagagagtctTTGCCAATTACATAGGTTTAttacacttctcagcctccccggtaaagtctacCCCAAGGTGCTGGAATGGAGGGTTTGGTTGATAGTTGAACCTCAgattgaagaggaacaatgtggttttcgtcccggtcgtggaacaaatgaccagctctttactctcacaaggatcctggagtgcgcttgggagtatgcccatccagtctgcatgtgctttgtagatctggagaaggcgtatgacccccgggagatactgtgggaggtgctgcaggagtatggggtgaggggggcccttctcaggactatccaatccctgtacatccaaagagAGACAGTAAGTcagactctttccaggtgaggatTGGCCTTtgccagggctgcgctttgtcacaaatcctgtttgtgatattcatggacaggatatggAGGCATAGTCGTGGCAAGGAGGGGCTGCAgttcggtgggcttgggatctcgtcactgctttttgcagatgatgtggtcctgatggcatcatcggtccgtgacctccagctctcactggatcggttcgcagcagAGTGCGAAGCGGTAGGGATGAGGATGAGCatctctaaatctgtggccatggttctcagcaggaaaccggtggagtgccaactccaggtagggaatgagtccttatcccaagtgaaggagttctaGTACCttggggtcttgttcacgagtgaggggagactggagcaggaaaTTGGCCAGAaaatcggagcagcgggggcggtattgcactcgctttaccaCACCATTGTGACGAAAAGCGGCCGAAATAGGTTTCCTcgggcgggtggctggtgtctcccttagagatagggtgagaagttTGGCCATCCGCGAGGAGTTTAGAGTAGAGCTGCTCCTTTGCATTGAGAGGAGCCatttgaggtggtttgggcatctggccATCTAGGATCAGTGTTGGGCAacttactcagaaattgtaatatattactagttacttattactccttaaaaaagtaatattattactgtacttcctgggtgataaaagtaactagttgcattactcgttacgttactgtattactttccagtgtttcccacaaaaTGACAGCGTGGGAGGGAGGggatgtttttctgcacatgcagCCTGTTCATAAGAgcagtagttacaaaacgttgcgttaacgccactctctcctgatgagtccaagcatcagtgacagcatctgctggagtttctttctgtaagtttcaagtcgctgtgctgcttcagcagatgcttcaataaatcagatgtagaaatgttcacgGTTGAAAggtttttgctggtcgcacagagtttagactagacgacaatgttctttgcatcagactgtgacacaataatggcagcagctacttacagctgtggaaagaacgcctctcccCCTAGTTCtactttcttcctttagtgtttggctATTAGGGGACATGAACAAAAAAGTCCTGCTGAGCTgccgcacagtcgtggatttacgtcaaggatggtgcgttcagtaacgagtaacgcagcgttacttgccttagtaactgtaataatattactgtttttaaaaagtaattagttacactacgtagttactgggaaaagtaatattattacagtaacccgttactgcccaacactgtctAGGATACAAGTAACTTATGATCGCTACATCTCACAGCGGCCCCTCCCTTCCCATGACTTCCAGTTATAAGAATCTCAATTGCAAACATTATGTTTATCTGACGTTACCAATGATTAATAACAGTAAACCTGATCCGAAATTGTATTTGGGTTACAGTGAACTGTTTTACTGGTTAGCTAGCTGTACTCACCAGAAGCCTCCAGTTTCTCCGTTATGTATTTCACTGCATTAATCTTACTATCGCGGTTGGAAAATGCCTGGCTTGTACAGTTGGGGTTTCTCTTTCTAAAGCTCAATCAGGCGTTCTTCGCGTTCCTGGGTCCAGAGACCAGCCATTCTTGCTTGCCTAAATCATGCACCCTGACGTTCCGCCACGGCTAGTTGTCAAGAGAACGCTCTCAGAATGTTGTGGTTTGTTGGACTTTCTACGACTCGACCCGACCCGACAAGAAATGTCAAACTCTAAAGACTCCATCCAACTGACACCGACTGACAGCTCACACTGATCCAACAGTCGGTGTTGGTTGGAGTCGGACGGCGTTTGTCAGGGCAGTGTGCAAGCACCTTGAAGGTGCAGGACACCACCACAGTGACACAAGACCtattcactacagtaaagttacatctACATGTGCACATACACTCTCATTTGAAAGTATGTATGATTTCTTGCTAATGCTCTTGCCGTAATGACTGGATTTCAGTGGATGTCATGTTTCCTGCAGGttacttgttttgtttcacaGAACTCATCCCATGCTTGGCACAGCATTAATGTAGCAAGCCAAATCTTTTTCACCGACAAAACATTCCATCGTCTCCAAGTCATCCTCCCTTTGCTGTGATCAGGTCGGAACGAGCTGGGCTGTGAGATGAATGGCAGGAGGCTGGAGGAGGGACAGGTATTTCAACCTTCCTGTGCCAAGCTCTGCCACTGTCTGGGGGGAGGGGTGACCTGCGTGCCCCTGTGCAGTGATGATCTGAAGAGGCCCACTGATAAGTGCCTCAAACCTCGGCTGGTGAGACTACCAGGGCGCTGCTGCAAAGAGTGGGTGTGTGACAGCGTGGACAACAACATTTCCTCAAATCCATCCGCAGGTAATGTGGTTGAGGATCTACatgaacaaacaacaaagatgaCTCAGAATTATAACTGCAATATCAAGTCAGGCTGTTAAGACTTGTGAAATAGTAAAAGCATCAAATATAGCTACTCTGAAAACTGCAGAGACATTTTCATCTCATCTCTCTAAGGATTTGagcaaaaacactgaaacagctgGATGATTTTAAGGTATATCCTGTGAGGGATTAAATGCTGCTGTTAAATGAGGACCCAGAATGGTTCTCGTTGCTTTTGGGTTGTGtcaaaaataaacagatttcAATACCAAAGAGGTGTCAGGAATGTCAAACATATACACGAAACATCTGTGGGCACTATTCTTAGCTAACTGACCTCATCCGAGCAGCAGTTTACCACATTTCAGTGCATATGAACTTTCTGACTCACGAGTTCTCATCAAAGCAGTCCACTTCAAACAAGTTTCAGCTTGATGAACACAGCAAatattttcctcttctcttctttccaGCAGAGCAGACACGTCAGGACTACAGGGGTGGGCTGTTCGGCCCGACGTTTGGCTCGATCTCCAACTGTATCGAGTGGACCTCAGATTGGAGCCCATGCTCCCACAGCTGTGGCCCAGGTGTCTCCACGCGCACCACAACCAGAAACTGGGCTTGTCGCCTGCAGACTGAGACCAGACTGTGCCATGTCAGGACGTGCCCATCAATGCTGCCGGGGCTCCGAATGCTGCAGACGGTACAATCAGCACACATTACTAAGCTCCACTGATCAAACACTTGTTAATACATTTCAAAGTAAAGTTCTACCCAAGAATGTATACTATTCATAAATACTTTTGATGATGTACTGCATTTCTGAGCTGCCACTGTGCACCATCTTGGTATCCACATGGTTGTATCTTGAACTATATGGTGGTcaaaaatattcattaaataaagacattacaaAAGTACAGAAGCCCTAAGCAGCCATCGATTACATCGATAATTTTCTCGatatctcgagataacaaaacagtagtttaacacaggggTGGGCAGGAACATTTCTTAATGATAATTTCACTGTGGTCTTCAGTGTCACTCATTAGTTCTGTTGGTCATTATCATAGAGTTGTGTGATTGATCCTCACTGatcaatttctttcttttttttatctttttcatattcctcttcaacaaagttcttataaAGAGACTGTTTCAAGTGCTCACAATTAAGCACATTCCAGACTGTGTGCATCCCGGCGATTGGTCTCTCATCCATCGACCTATGAACTTTCCATTTCCCCATCATTTCCAAGCAGAGGAAATCCATCCACTTCTCAGTctggggaatccatttaacgttGCAGATTTCCTGACGACCTTTGAAATAGCCATctggaaatgtgtgattgggttcccctgaatctcttcataacaactttgttgaagaggatgaTAAAAAACAGCAGGGGTCAAACCTGCAGTCCATGGACTACAAGTCCtgcactctaccaactgagctcaCCAGAAACTCAAAAAAATCTGccgacccctgtattcagctatggtttgttatctcgagatcatgatcctgttatcacaggaaaaaatatttgaatcgaTGGACTTTTAGGGCTTCCATACAAAAGAGAAAACCAAATGGAAAgattataaaatacagtatatataaagaACCAATATCTAAGGaaataattcaatgactttttattaattaaacttCATGTAGCTGTTATAAAACTTCCTTTTCTGGagacatatttgtttatttcatttgtggttttaatttccttttccaatttcttttttttttcatttcttaaaAGCATTTTTCACAGAGACACATTCAGGTTATTATGGCTCTTAAAATGAATTGATCTAATGACAGACCTTTTCCACAGTAGAATGTTTGACTTGTCATAACAGGAAAAGCAAGGGGGCGGGTGGTGATAACATTGATAAGGACTCTCTTCCATTCAAGATTCTGAGTAAGCCAAGCCAGCCAGCATACACAACACCAGGACCCTGGAACACAGAGCAATGAATAATTTTTAAGCACTTTATTAAGttgttatatttctttttgtttctttattaagttaatttagaaaaataacTTAATGgagctttatttttatttattaatgggGGTTTTTAAGTGATGACCAAGCAGCCTGCAGCAGATCTGTTTAGCTTCTCAATCAACACATGAGTAATTAAATCTATAGATAGCCTATAAAATAGAGCTTTGCATTTTAGCCCGACCACGATGGGGCCCAACCTATTTACATCTCTTGGGTTGGGCTTTGGGCCAATTTTCATGTCATAGCTCACACATGGCCCTTTATGTGTTTTAGATATCCATCTATTAAAGTAAACCAGTTGTGCCATAATCCAGGATAAGAATGGGCCAAATTTTGAATGTTAAAACACATGTCAACCTACAAATGGCAACACATCACTGGACAtgcaacaagaaaaaaaaaacatgattacaGTTTTGCCTGTCACTTTATATATGTTTCAGGGTTCGGGGGTGTGCGAGAGCAGCCACATTTCACCTGTGTCCATTAAGCTTGAACACCAGGGCTGCTGGAGTACCAGAGCCTACCGTCCCAGGTTCTGTGCCTTGACGTGTCTAGAGGGACGCTGCTGCAGCCCATCTCACACAAGGACTGTGCGGATGGTTTTCCGCTGCCCTCAAGGCAGGCTAACCCAGCAGCAGGTGATGATGATCGAGTCTTGCTCCTGCAGCATCTCCACCTGCCGGCAGTCCCCAGCCACAGCTGACCGAAGTTTCCTGTCCTGGCTGTGAGGTGCTTGTGCATCCAGATACAAGAAGATGGGCAGGTCCCGTCAGGAGGAAACTACAGGATGAAAATGACCAAACGTGATAATGTGGCTGTGCAGGAAATGAAGCCAGAGTTTCCAAATTTTGGAAATATTACAATCAGGATGTGAAACTTGCCATTTGACACGAGCTGTGAGAATATGTACACAGTAATGTAAATGTGCACTCACATTTGAAAGTATGTACTAAGATTTATGCAGTAATCTGTatccagatttaaaaacaaaaaggtaacCTCATTCACATTTTACCTcatattatttcatttccatGCTCCTACAAATTCTTATATCACCATATTTTTCCGATTTGAATCCTGTCCACTCTTTGGCAAAGATTTGTACTGAGattaaatacactgaacaaaattataaacgcaacacttttgtttttgcccccattcatcatgagctgaactcaaagatctgagactttctctatgtacacaaaaggcctttttctctcaaatattatt
Above is a genomic segment from Micropterus dolomieu isolate WLL.071019.BEF.003 ecotype Adirondacks linkage group LG18, ASM2129224v1, whole genome shotgun sequence containing:
- the LOC123987104 gene encoding CCN family member 5-like; translation: MDRRDTQLLWFLLLCIITQVWCQLCIGPCQCPPTVLRCPAGVRQMLDSCGCCQVCARQEGEACTDRLPCDTHQGLQCDYSASPPGGPGQCVGRNELGCEMNGRRLEEGQVFQPSCAKLCHCLGGGVTCVPLCSDDLKRPTDKCLKPRLVRLPGRCCKEWVCDSVDNNISSNPSAAEQTRQDYRGGLFGPTFGSISNCIEWTSDWSPCSHSCGPGVSTRTTTRNWACRLQTETRLCHVRTCPSMLPGLRMLQTGSGVCESSHISPVSIKLEHQGCWSTRAYRPRFCALTCLEGRCCSPSHTRTVRMVFRCPQGRLTQQQVMMIESCSCSISTCRQSPATADRSFLSWL